From one Anabas testudineus chromosome 21, fAnaTes1.2, whole genome shotgun sequence genomic stretch:
- the cytip gene encoding cytohesin-interacting protein has product MQSTMNSNELQRQGSQDSYILDNTHKKKSSLWYRRSLRGSRDRHRQNTSTLPTACKSKNTSSSNSLVDYSDPQRSTIILEKQDNETFGFDIQTYGLQPKNSSAVEMCTFVSKVQEDSAAESAGLTAGDIIVTINGASIEGLSHQHILDLIRESTNNLKMETVCGNVVKQIELEKKMNLLKQSLHEKLVELRALTIQEKRLMGDNWNDSMDSTLSSPKGRCGRRFSSDSSCRSVMTDDSDQASVFGDVNSPGPCSASSTTDDSCFFSRDFTSQDNFRRFSSSSGYHHQSLSRSSSSSLAGSSSSLSPSWEETRISSLFGTLPRKTRRASVRKHIFKLIPGLQRSVEEEETGTHTQ; this is encoded by the exons ATGCAGTCCACCATGAATTCCAATGAACTTCAGCGTCAGGGCAGCCAAGACAGTTACATTCTGGATAATACTCACAAGAAGAAAAGCTCTCTGTGGTACCGGCGTTCACTGAGGGGAAGTAGAGATCGACACCGGCAGAATACAAGCACTCTGCCCACAGCGTGCAAG TCTAAAAATACCTCCTCCTCTAACTCACTGGTTGATTACTCTGACCCacaaag GTCCACAATTATTTTGGAAAAGCAAGACAATGAAACATTCGGTTTTGACATTCAG ACATATGGTTTGCAGCCCAAAAACAGCTCTGCGGTGGAGATGTGCACGTTTGTGAGCAAGGTGCAGGAGGACAGTGCAGCCGAGAGTGCAGGCCTGACCGCAG GAGACATTATTGTTACTATAAATGGGGCCAGCATTGAAGGGTTATCTCATCAACATATTCTTGATCTGATAAGAGAATCAACCAACAACCTGAA GATGGAGACTGTATGCGGGAACGTGGTGAAGCAAATTGAGCTGGAGAAGAAGATGAACTTACTCaag CAATCACTTCATGAGAAATTGGTGGAGCTGCGAGCACTTACGATACAGGAAAAACGTCTAATGGGAG ATAACTGGAATGACAGCATGGACTCCACATTAAGCTCTCCCAAAGGCCGATGTGGACGCCGTTTTTCTAGcgacagcagctgcaggagtgTGATGACAGACGACAGTGACCAGGCCAGTGTGTTTGGGGATGTGAACTCACCCGGCCCCTGCAGTGCGTCCAGCACCACTGATGACAGCTGCTTCTTCTCCAGAGATTTTACTTCACAGGACAACTTCCGCAGGTTTTCATCAAGCTCCGGCTACCACCACCAATCCCTCAGCCGCTCGAGCAGCTCCAGTTTggctggcagcagcagctccctgtCTCCTTCGTGGGAGGAGACGAGGATCTCCTCTTTGTTTGGTACCCTGCCGAGAAAGACCCGGCGTGCCAGTGTTCGGAAACACATCTTCAAGTTGATTCCTGGACTCCAGCGATCAgttgaagaggaggagacaggaacacacactcagtga